In Labrys monachus, the genomic stretch GTGCGCGAGATCCTGAAGCGCACCCGCCGCCGGGCCGCCTTCCATTCCGAGGACGAATTCCGCCTGCGCGAGCGGCGCGACCTGCGCGTGCCGGGCGACGCTTCCTCCCATCCGGTGTGGCGCGATGTCGAGACGGCGCTTCGCTCGACCCGTCGCCTCGTGGCGATCGCCGAGGCGGCGGGCGCCCCGATCCACGTCCTCCATATCTCCACCGCCGAGGAGATGGCCTTCCTCGCCGATCACAAGGCGCTCGCGACCTGCGAGGCGACGCCGCACCATCTCACCCTGGCCGGCCCGGAAGCCTATGAGAAGCTCGGCACGCTCGTGCAGATGAACCCGCCGGTGCGCGATGCCGCGCATCGCGCCGCCCTCTGGCGCGGCCTGGAGCAGGGGGTCGTCGACGTGCTCGGTTCGGATCACGCGCCGCATACGCTGGAGGAGAAGGCCAAGCCCTATCCGGCCTCGCCGTCCGGCATGACGGGCGTGCAGACCCTGGTGCCGATCATGCTCGACCATGTGAATGCCGGGCGCCTGACGCTGGAGCGCTTCGTCGACCTGTCGAGCCACGGCCCCAACCGCATCTTCGGCATCGCCGGCAAGGGACGCATCGCGGTCGGCTACGATGCCGATCTCACCATCGTCGACATGAAGCGCCGGCAGACCATCCGCAACGACTGGATCGCCTCCCGCTGCGGCTGGACGCCCTATGACGGCCTCACCGTCACGGGCTGGCCGATCGGCACCAT encodes the following:
- a CDS encoding dihydroorotase, with the protein product MPQTFDRIFRHGEIVNQDGRHRSDLGVRAGRIAAIGDLSRADAGEVVDCTGLTILPGIIDSQVHFREPGQTQKEDLETGSLAAVMGGVTAVFEMPNTDPLTTSPEALADKVGRGRGRMHCDFAFWVGGTRENAVDVAELERLPGAAGIKVFMGSSTGSLLVEDDDGVREILKRTRRRAAFHSEDEFRLRERRDLRVPGDASSHPVWRDVETALRSTRRLVAIAEAAGAPIHVLHISTAEEMAFLADHKALATCEATPHHLTLAGPEAYEKLGTLVQMNPPVRDAAHRAALWRGLEQGVVDVLGSDHAPHTLEEKAKPYPASPSGMTGVQTLVPIMLDHVNAGRLTLERFVDLSSHGPNRIFGIAGKGRIAVGYDADLTIVDMKRRQTIRNDWIASRCGWTPYDGLTVTGWPIGTIVRGARVMWEGALDEKARGEPVRFWTA